The DNA sequence TATTGCTTCCCCTGAAATGCTGACAAACTGAAGTTTTTCTTTGATTATGCTATATAATGTTCAATGAGATTCAGTGTGTTGGAGTATCAAACCAgctagcggaaaaaaaaaatgatgaaaaatgaTCACAAATTGGTGAAAAATGATCTCCATGGTTGTCATTATTGTTCTTTTTCCCCATTGTATTTAACTTGTTTGCTCATTGATGGTTTCACTGCAACAtactttttttgttgtttttaattttctcaGGGAGATTTTTCCAAGCGATGTAAAATTATTTGTTCAAAATGATGCTGTAGCAGCTCTGGTGAGTGGAACAATGGGGAAGCTTCATGGCTGTGTTCTAATTGCAGGTACGGGCAGTATTGCTTATGGGTTCACTGAAGATGGAAGAGAAGCTCGAGCTGCTGGTGCAGGACCCATCTTAGGTGATTGGGGGAGGTAGATTTGTAAGCCCTGATATTTTTGAAACATAGGCTATACTTGTTTAATGCttaaattcaagtggtagactgaTAGTGCTGCTACAATTAGTTTAGCTTTCCATATACAATTCAAAACTGTGAAGACGCATGCATACTCAACATACTGAAAATATTTGACTATTTGAGAAATGGTGATGAATTCTATCCAGATAAAGGTGTGTTTGGATGAGGTGATTTGATTTGGGTGGGGTGGATGTGAATTGGCCAAAGCCAAATCTGGTGATTGGATACCAAACTAGCAGTGAGATTCGAAATCATTCGATATATGTAAATTGTAGATGATTCGAATAACTAATTTGAAATCATAGGATCATGATGTATCCAAATGCttgatttcaaaatttcatggatttcaaatatttagatttcaaattcattgagCTCAAATCCAAATCATGTGATCTGCGTACACCCTAATTTCAATCATGAAATGGATCAGGTTATAGCCTGAATGCCATTAAAAAATCATTAGCAAATATGAATTGAATGGTTATTGAATTTTGTGGATTCAAATTCTGTATTGGCACGTCCTACACCTTGTTGAGAAACATTGGCATAATGGTGGTACAATTCATGCAGCCACTGTATGAAGTTCTGTTGAACCCAAAGTCGACAAGCCAAATTAACGTTTGACGACATAAAATCAAGACTAGGAAATGGTATATGAGGTGTCTGACAAGGAAATGCTAAGAATGTGACTTTTAGTAATGTTCTCCTACGGGCAAGAAATTCTTCCCATTAAATTCCTTTTATCTATCAAAGAATTGAGAAAATGGTTGTGTCATCATAACCTGAACCAATATAGTGTTGATGATGTGTTTCAGTTTGCAACTTGATGAATTTTCATTAATTCCAAACTTCTAATAAGTCTTATCAGTTGTTTGTAATGTCCTTAACATTTTCTTTAAATCTTTGTTTGCAAATATTGGCTTTATGTCCATTAAAGAGTCAATAGTGTTTCTACTTATTGATTGAGCAGGAACTCAAGACAATATAATCTCTTCATCTGTTGCCCTCACTATGCTGttttcatttggtttgattgGTTAATGTATCATATGGGTAGCTAAAGTATTTATCTTTCCCTTGTTAAATTTTTCCGATTAATCAAGAACCATAAAAAAATCTACAATTAATATTAAAGCAAGCATGACTTGTCCATTTAAAATGATTATCCATTTGTTTGGAGTTTCCATACTATTTTAGAAATTCTGGCACTTCTATGCATCTTTGTAAATGCACCTATTAAAATTGGTCTCTGGAAACTTCCTCTAATATTGATATTTGAAGCCTTTATGTTAATTTTCACTTAAATTGACAATTGTGGCTGACGTGGGTATGACGCCTGTTTGGGATTGTCCAGATTGCTCTTTATATTGTGAGAAATTATCTGAAGGCTTGTGCATGACAGTTTATGAATTTTTAGTTTCATACTTTATCCTTCCAGTTATTATTTACTTTCCACTTCATTCTATTAGATATTGGTTGCTTGAAGCTTACAATTCTAGGAACCAACTTGTTTGctttattatcttttctttttgtgttcTATTAGAAGTTGGACAAGCTATGAGATTTGTTTATTTGCAGTGGGTATGGAATTTCTGCACGGGCATTAACGGCAGTAGTGAGGGCTCATGATGGTCGTGGTCCTCAAACGATGCTTACATCCAGTATTCTTCATGAGCTTGGTCTTTCTTCACCAGATGAACTCATTGGGTActttatccctttttttatttttttatcaaaactttatttttatctttctttcatttggtttttctgtttcaaaatttcatttgaTAACCTTGTTATTTTTCAGAATGTTTCACTGCATTAGTGTCTCCTCTTATTGGAGACAATGTTGTGAGAAGGTGATAAGCTTCTAGGGTATTAAATTGATAAACTACCTATTTGATGGTCATGATCAAGTTGATTGGTCATGGTTCACCAACGACACTGTTTTATTGTCCACTATAAGATATGGTTATCTGGGAAGGTGGTATTTgatgttcttatttttcttatgcttAAGTCAATACTGTGATTAGCATGAAAATTTAGTGTATATTGAGTTTTCAACTGGTTTTAATTCTTTTATTGGGTTTAGGTGGACTTACTCTGATCCATCTTGGGCTCGCATCGCAGCACTGGTTCCTATGGTAGTAACCTGTGCAGAAGCAGGCGATCAAGTTGCACATAAAATCTTACTGGACTCAGTTGAGGAATTGGCTGATAGTGTGAAAGCTGTTGTTAGGAGACTTGGCTTGTGTGGTGAAGGTGCGACCACATCAAATATTCAAAAAATTGTGCAATCGTAATTTTATGTTTCTGTTTTGAttcctttcttcaaaaaaaaaaaaatgtttgggtCTTGACTAGATTATATTGGGAGCTTAATCTACCAATATTACTAGAATATCAAATTTAAGATGGAAGATGTATTCACGGTACATAGTGTATAGTTGTTAAACAAGCAATGGAGAAGACATCTTTGGGTAGCTTTGGTTATAGTGCTCTATGCCATTTTTAATAACTATGTTTTAGTGATCCTATAAGAAAATAACATTTTCAGAAATCAATCTCAAACTGTGGTTTGCTATGGTGGTGAGGCAGCCTCTTTTGTATCTACCTTTCTTGGGTTCAATCCTCCTCATTCGCAAAATTAGTTATGATTTTAGTAGCACTCCTGCATTGCATGGTGGTCAGGCTTTCTAGATTGAACAGTCTGGATGATCTGATTTTTGAACCAGACGATCATTTGACCAGCCAACAATTCTGATAGGATATCCAGTCAGAGGGATGATACGGACTCTCAGTCAATTGGTTGACAGTCCAAATAGTTAGATTGCATTTGACTGTCCGGTCCGAACTCCAGAGCGCTGTGAAAACACTGCTCTGCACTTCATATACTTCATTGATTTCCTGAAGTCATTTTATAGGTGAGGTCAATAGATGAGATACCAAAATGTTTAACTGTGATAGCCCAGTGGAAAGATATCAACACTTAGCCACACAATGTGGAACTAGAAGTTGGAAAATGGATAACACATACTAAAGTAGGTCGTTAAGGTTGATTGGATGAGACTGTGTGCCACATGTTGTATGTATAAAGCATTTTTGACATGGCCAAGTGATCACTATAGACATTGAGACATCAGAACaccctctcttccctcttccttttaCAGCCATATTCTTATGTTAATGATCTTGGCAACTGACTTATAATGTCTGCTCTCCTATTCCAAATGAGAAATATTTTACACATACAGGTGCAGGGCTCTCAGTACTGGGCCTGCTTCTTCTTTAGTCTTTACAGCCCTAATATTGTGGCATTGATcttcaaatataaaattataaccAATAGTGTGGTTGCATGGTAGTGTTTGTGGTTCTTCACATCCCAGATTTAGACTTGGACATTGGAAACCAGCCCTCTGGGAGTAATGAAGAACTATAACAAATAGGGGTGTTTGTTATATTGTTAAGATTTTCTAGATTTAGGAACTTCATATTTTGTGGAATTTGATTtgtttatatttaattattaatgcAGATGGAAAGGATTCATTCCCACTGGTCATGGTTGGTGGTGTTCTTGAAGCTAATAAGATGTGGGATATAGGGAAAGAAGTAGTAAACCGTACCTTGAAGGACTATCCAGGTGCTCATCCAATTCGACCAGAGGTCTGTAGACTCTGTACTCTATGCCAATAGTTTATTTTAAATTGTTTACAGTTGTAAGCCTGCTATTGTGATTGCGCAATGGAACCAATTCTGGGGATGTCTCTTTGGGGATATATGTAACTAGATTTCTTGGTCTCTCAACAAATAATTGATTCTCTTTTTATTGTGTTAATCAATACTTATTTAATGCTCAGTGAATCCAAATTCTGCATTTATTTTTGGCAACATCAAGTAGAATTTTTGGGGGTGATGAATTGATACAAGTTTGAGAGGAATAaacaaattagagctaatttaggagtagctcAAATACATCATATGTTAGGAGAAAGTGTTTTTGAGGTGGCATAGACTTGTGCAATGGAGGCCCCTTTTCCGTTCAAGTTTTATAGCCAGAGGGCAAGGTGCATTTATAAAAACTCTTCATATATGACTCCTACCACATCTACAACTTGCCTAATACTAATCCAACTGAAAACCACTACTTAATTGACAAGTAATAGACTTAAAATAGCACAATTAGACTtataaactgactaggaaactccAACACTAAAATCCTAATGAAACTAGGACAAACAACCAGTTAGACTTTCAATTTTCATACTCCTaaaacaactcagccttatcttaATTAAATGGGGTCGCCTACATGGaccctttttctccaatcagtCATATTTATTAATAGTCTTAAGTTCTTCCTCTCTTAAAGTCATTGTCTTATTGCATAATGGGTAGCTTCTATGTAAATTACCCCTCCATTGTAAGCCTGAGGCTGATATCCCAGACCAACTCATTCTGCACAGGGCTTTCCCCAAACGTAATTTTGTCAATTAGTTTTCTTTCTGTATTCGCTGAAACTAGCCAAGCCAGAACAAAAATTAGATAAATGAGTAAtgagtttttgaaaaaaaaaaggaaaactttttAAGTATGAACTGATCCCAATATGTATGATGGAATTAAATTGATTCCTACATACCTGAGTAATGGCCCCTTTTTAGTTTTCCATACCTGATGCTCATCAACTGTGCCGGATGGTTTCCAGCACCTATGGTTTTTTGGCACATGGTGGTGCCTAGTGGTGCCCAAACTTTGTGGTCAACCATTTCATTGGCcatggttttttgtttttgtttttgttttgtttttgctttttgctttttttttttttttttttcatNNNNNNNNNNNNNNNNNNNNNNNNNNNNNNNNNNNNNNNNNNNNNNNNNNNNNNNNNNNNNNNNNNNNNNNNNNNNNNNNNNNNNNNNNNNNNNNNNNNNNNNNNNNNNNNNNNNNNNNNNNNNNNNNNNNNNNNNNNNNNNNNNNNNNNNNNNNNNNNNNNNNNNNNNNNNNNNNNNNNNNNNNNNNNNNNNNNNNNNNNNNNNNNNNNNNNNNNNNNNNNNNNNNNNNNNNNNNNNNNNNNNNNNNNNNNNNNNNNNNNNNNNNNNNNNNNNNNNNNNNNNNNNNNNNNNNNNNNNNNNNNNNNNNNNNNNNNNNNNNNNNNNNNNNNNNNNNNNNNNNNNNNNNNNNNNNNNNNNNNNNNNNNNNNNNNNNNNNNNNNNNNNNNNNNNNNNNNNNNNNNNNNNNNNNNNNNNNNNNNNNNNNNNNNNNNNNNNNNNNNNNNNNNNNNNNNNNNNNNNNNNNNNNNNNNNNNNNNNNNNNNNNNNNNNNNNNNNNNNNNNNNNNNNNNNNNNNNNNNNNNNNNNNNNNNNNNNNNNNNNNNNNNNNNNNNNNNNNNNNNNNNNNNNNNNNNCAAGCAAGTTCAGAAACTTCTGAGCTGAAATTTGTGTTTGAAACTCCCATGGTGTTGGTGGATTCTGAACATGGGGTCAATGCGTCGGCGGCAAACTTGATCTTATTTGAACCTTATGCCAAGACACTCAGGTAAATGGAGTGCCTTGACCAAGCTGCTACACCTATCAGAATATAACAAGATGAAGAGGTTCAAGGCATAAATTGAGAGGTGGGGAAATTAGATTAGTGGTTTTAGATTtccgaagaagatgagaaggtgGTGGAGATATTGTGTAGACTGGAGAGTGGGCTGCAATTAGGAGTAGAATGAATACATAGCAGGGACTGTGGATGTCAGCGGCTGAAACGAACAGAAGTGGGAGTCATGGTGTATGCAGTCTTCTTACGTGGGTCAGATCACTTGCCCGTGTGATACTAAGATAAAACATACTAATTAACTTGTAAGTGATCTACTTAGATTGTTTGAGATGAGAAGGAAGTGTTGAAGTAGGCTATCTTGTTCTCATTGGACTAtgagaaggaaataaagagTCTTATTGTCTTCTATGCTTTGTGATATTCATGTGGCTGTTTGGTCCTCTGATTTTACTGAATACTTTTATGAGATTGTCTAATCATAGAAAGCAGTTTCATTGATGCCATTATGTGCTTCTGTTCTTTAAGGCAAAGATAAGACTTGTGCTTCATGCTTTATGTTCTTGATTTTGCAGGTCGAGCCTGCAGTTGGAGCAGCAATGCTGGCCTTGAATTTCCTCATGAAAGAATCAAAAGGTAGCCTCAAGAGTTAACTTTGGCCAATTCCAACTGGTTCGGTCACTTGTACAGTCACGAGGAAAAGAGATaggggaaaaaatgtgattcAAAGAGAATATTGGAAGAGGAAATTTATTAATTGCTGAGATTTAATTATCCCAAAGGGCTTGCACAGAAAGACTGCTGGTCTCTCTATAGCTTCATTGGGGTGCTcgttttctttcatcttcatgGTTTTTATTAACTCGTCAATTAATTAAGTGATTCTTTTGGAGGTGTAAACTGATATTGGAAAGCAATTATAAAGTCCTAGTTGCATATTGATTGCAGTTGTCTTTAATTTATGTTCTTGGTCTCATACTTCAGCAGATTGCGTCAAAAGTTTAAAATCCCACTGCCAAATACTTGGGGGTGTCAAAACTCAACCCGAACCGGTTGGATGACTAGAACTGACAGAAAACTGAATTGAACTGATTCCTCTAACGTTTGCGTTAATTTGGGGTTTTCGGGAACCGGTacagaaccaaaaccaaaaagcGACCgaagagatatatatatatatatatatatatatatattttttttttctgggtattATTTTATACATGTTGGGAATACAAAATTGAACTGGTAGCAACCTGATAACATACTGAATATGTAGACATGACCTCAGTTTTGAGCAGCAAGACTTCCATTGTGCCAATACAGGAATGGCTTTCTTCACTGAATTAAAGGAAATTAATGGCTCGAAATAGCATAGTTTCTGCTAGTAGTCCAGAAACCTTTCATGATCCATCAGAATTGgatgaaaagaaggaaaacaaataTGTAATTAAAATCTAATTAGGCTTATAGTCTTCTCCACAGTTTCCCCCAAGACGGTTGTTTGATTTCCATAAATTAGTTTCCATTTCTGAAGGACAAGGGCTTCTGATCCAGAGCCATTTCACGTTGGCAAAGATCTTCATCCTATGCTTGTTTGGGCTACTTTGTAACCCATAACTTGGCTGTCAATAAAGATTTCACCTGTAACTGAATGGGAGGTTTTCTGACAGCTTCCACTCACATTGTAGATGAACCATCCACACTGCGATACCTGAATCTTGTTTGGAATACCAATGAACATTAATCTGACCTACTCCAGATGGGTCTGCTTCTATCCAAAACCAACACTTAGAACTCGGGTAGTGACTAGTGAATTAGACAACTAAAGATTATTAGAGTTGATTTAAGCAGTCACTCGGGTTAAGAAGATTTGGGTGAGGCACTCATCAAAGGGGCATGATCCTGATCATATGAGAGTTATTAGGGTTGGGGGGAAACGAGACTGGGTGGGTGAAGGAATATTACCAAACCGAGGACTCGATAGATTATGTTAATTATAGAGGGAGCAACAAGGAAGTAAGTCCATCGCATGCCTGATGAGTTTGTTTCAGTAGGTTTTTGTGATGgcacaaaaatgaagttttTAATGATCAATTGtagaccaaaaaaagaaaggcaaGTTGAACCTTATTTCCATGTGGATTTAGGTAATACAAAAGGCTACAGCATCACAAAATGATAATTTAATTCCCCTCATTACTAATACTGCAATTAACAAATATACATTTTGGCCAAGATACAAGGGACTTCCAAGAAAACCAAAGCTTCCATCAAAACCAATTTCCTTCGCTTgacaaatagaatatattacaaacattccaaaaaaaatacattactATTTGGGACTGAAATAACTCCATCCAGTTCGTATCTTAGGCAAGACTGCCAGCTGAGTTATAGTAACCGCCAAATCTTCACTactttttccatctcattttcTGCATTCAAAACTACACAACTAGTGGAAAAGCTTCCAAAACTTGGAGCGAGAGGTGAGACCCATCAGCATCATACTGCAGAAGACTGTCACCTCAAAAAGAGAATGATGGTATCCTGTTCATTTCATTGTTGCAAACATTTCCCAGATCATCACTTTTGACATATACAACACTAATCTGCAATAATGAAAGCACGAAGATTAGGACCAAATGAACTTCAACTTATCTGGTGAAGCACACCAACCCACACCAACACctcccccccaccaaaaaaaaaaaaaatgaggaagacGAGGAATCATAATTGTTGCACCATGTCACTCCTCAGGCCGAGGCTACTGTCATACATATCCCAGCAAAATAATTACACTGACATGCCTGGGTAGGGGTTATTCCATCTATCATGATTCATGAGAAATTACTGATAAAATGAATGTCGTCATTCAAaatacaatttctttttttttttctgggttcttTTTTAACACTCAAGATGGGTGCAAGCATGACATCTTGTGAATCTAGTAAACGGAGTAAGGAGAAATAATTCTACACTGGCAATGTGTAACTTTACCTGCTTCCATCAGGTATGGGCTGCCAGTTTCTCAGTCTATGTCAACTCTATACCCTACTGAGTACTGATATAGGACCATTTCTCTCAAAGTTTATCtgttaaaatttgaatttgtttaAGTAAATGTCCAGCAACCATGGCTGGGCTTTCTTCTGTTGTGCAGTTAAAACCCTCATCCTAAATTTTACTACATCAGTAGGGAGAATTGTGACATACACATGGGACCCTTCTGTGCGACTGTAACCACCCAAGTTGCATCTTCCACATCCATTTGATGACTCAACTAGCAAACCTGTATGCTGACAATATTAACTGTAAGTACTAAAAAACAGAAATTGCTTCTTACATGGACCTGTCAAAGACTCAAAGCAAGCTGGCATTGACAGGCAGAAGCCAACTACTTATGCCATGTTTAGTGCTGAACTGGCTGATCTAAGCGCTGGACTGGTGACATGCCATGTTTTGGGCACCAGATCAACTGAATGGCCTACCATTTATTTAAATCATCCCCTGGCCACATGATAAATTATTTGATGACCCCGCTAGCAAACATCTCCTGTAGAAACAATAACTAGAGCCATAAGAAAGAGTAAATGCCTTTTACATTGTGCTGTCAAGGTGAGCTTGCCTTGAAGGTCCACCAAGTTAGGCCATGCAGAGGGGGCCTATAAGACCAAAACAACCATTAGGTGGCTAGGCTACGTCATGTACAAATATTTGAGGCCCATCACGCCACTAAATTTTCCCCCTGCATTTTCAGCCTCTAGTctaatccatccaaaatttacTTTACCACCATTTTTCAAAGCTCAAGACGGCCACCAAGCAAGCTTCTTTGTGCTGAAACTTACCAAATTAGCACATGGTGCCATGGACAAATGCATACAAATGTATGCGAACTGAGCACCCAAATGGAAAATACGTAGGGCAGTAAAGCCAAAGCTTGAAGGAAACATTTAACCCATTAAAATGATGACAATGTAATTTGCACAATGACATCAGTAAAGCTAATGAGTATGACAAGGAGTCCGGAGACAACTTTCAAGAAAATTAGGGTTCATTCATAGAACTTTGAAATTTAAGGATCACAGACACAAGAAAAATGATTGGTCTGCTCAAACCCAATATCAGTCTAGTGTCATGTGATGGACTGAATCAGGAACAATATGTTAAGATCTCTTACCTTATTGAAGATCTGATTAAGATAATTTAACAGTTTCTCCACTTAATTCTCTTCTAACCAATTTCAGGATCTCCataatctacaaaaataaaaagtcttgAGATAAAAACTAGGATTTATAATTGCAATGCAAAATATTAGTATATGGAGTTCAAACATGCACAAGACACATGAGAAGATGTAATGGACAAATAAAGGTTCTACAATAGTACAATGACTCAAAATTTTAATGGAAATTTCATTGGAAGCAGCATAGGAAAGGATAAATCCATAGTGAACAGTGTCCCTACTGCTTACAAAAGATGCTTCTTCAGACTCCACTCAAAAATGACATACTTTTAGACTAAAACACATACATATGAGAAAATCTCCTACGCCAAAACATGTCACAACTAAACATCTTGCCATTTAACCTCTGGACAATCTTTTGACTATcagatgaacttatgttagccAGACAGCGGAAAGGATACACTTGGGTGCAGTAAAGATCCTATTTCCCGAATTCCCATTAGCTTATATCGAGTGTGGAAAACAGTTGCAGCTCATAATTTGAAGAGTCTGGGTAACAAATCATGTCACCTTTTTAAATGCACAGATCAGATGCATAGAAGCCTACAATCATCAAACAGTGTCATTTGCCATGGCAGATCCTTAGTGGGACAGACAACTAATGGTTTCAAATAGCTTGGATGTTTGCCACGAATAGAGCAAAGGAGGTCAGACAGATATGGATCAAACGACAGCAGTCAAAAAAGCTACCCCCACAGCcccaccaaaataataataataataagcagCAAGAGGCAAAAGATATGCTGAAGAAAGGAATGGTGaagcaaaaaagaagagagaaatcttACCCCGGGATAATGTTGCAATATTGGCGAATAATGATCAAGAGCTATGTATATCTTTTCGAGAAGGTTTAGAAGAGCATCCACCTCATCCCCTAATAGGTCAACCTGAGGTCCAAGGAGAAGAAAGTGTAAGACACAGATTGCAAATAGAAGAGCCAAATTCTGGGTACATATAATACAAATCTGTGACACAAATGCATGGTTCTA is a window from the Macadamia integrifolia cultivar HAES 741 chromosome 5, SCU_Mint_v3, whole genome shotgun sequence genome containing:
- the LOC122077778 gene encoding N-acetyl-D-glucosamine kinase, with the translated sequence MSRYRNGEIWGFEQEMTLTRHGSDVVLGLDGGTTSTVCVCMPLMAFSDNLPDPLPVLARAVSGCSNHNSVGETAAREMLEQVMAETLSKSGSNRLAVRAVCLAVSGVNHPMDQQRILNWLREIFPSDVKLFVQNDAVAALVSGTMGKLHGCVLIAGTGSIAYGFTEDGREARAAGAGPILGDWGSGYGISARALTAVVRAHDGRGPQTMLTSSILHELGLSSPDELIGWTYSDPSWARIAALVPMVVTCAEAGDQVAHKILLDSVEELADSVKAVVRRLGLCGEDGKDSFPLVMVGGVLEANKMWDIGKEVVNRTLKDYPGAHPIRPEVEPAVGAAMLALNFLMKESKGSLKS